The Streptomyces sp. NBC_01255 genome window below encodes:
- a CDS encoding DUF4246 domain-containing protein codes for MTGLTAFPLPFHASRSMGFATPRTLRELEMMQCSAHLRTKPGWFEKMNDADIVARWTQEAIAQGLTEAQVRYVLAELAHYAGQRDGRTGIEVSAVDGVWQSDTLIDDKLRSRLIEAVRVLEQVPEAEQDWHPGSDGQVLDLVHPSLFCLVREASGAPERAWQNPTNHYSKYEFSEKFQWLPTDVDVSDDGDVAFRSYVNNVHPEAHHELASLLPDLFARMRPLLENVLTDLRHPRALRVEADPYGWYDSEPEHPDKSAYSDDAAYEEALDAWEVAQEDWWENRRPVIPDAPEFTPPEAPDESARVDLRGRGLQVIVKLATIHLTPDEPEYAGGSWHVEGMLNERIVSTGIYYWDSENITESRLSFRAALDDPRYEQNDDNGLRDVYGLENEDALNQMLGSASTPAGRCLAFPNVLQHRVGDFSLMDPTRPGHRKILAFFLVDPSEKIVSTSDVPPQQPWSDTSTMTLEQAKAFREQLMQERKFFVDEHNEQLYEREFSLCEH; via the coding sequence TTGACCGGCCTGACTGCCTTCCCGCTGCCCTTTCACGCTTCCCGTTCCATGGGGTTCGCGACACCCCGAACGCTGCGGGAACTTGAGATGATGCAGTGCAGTGCGCACCTCCGGACGAAGCCGGGGTGGTTCGAGAAGATGAACGATGCCGACATCGTCGCCCGGTGGACGCAGGAAGCGATCGCCCAGGGCCTCACCGAGGCGCAGGTTCGTTACGTGCTCGCCGAGCTCGCGCACTACGCCGGACAGCGGGACGGGCGAACCGGCATCGAGGTGTCCGCCGTCGACGGGGTGTGGCAGTCGGACACGCTGATCGACGACAAGCTCAGGTCCCGGTTGATCGAGGCGGTTCGGGTCCTGGAGCAGGTCCCCGAAGCCGAGCAGGACTGGCATCCCGGATCCGACGGGCAGGTCCTGGATCTGGTGCATCCCTCACTGTTCTGCCTGGTGAGAGAGGCGAGCGGCGCGCCCGAGCGGGCGTGGCAGAACCCGACGAACCACTACTCGAAGTACGAGTTCTCGGAGAAGTTCCAGTGGCTGCCCACGGACGTCGACGTCAGTGACGACGGCGACGTCGCCTTCCGTTCGTACGTGAACAACGTCCACCCCGAGGCCCATCACGAACTGGCCTCTCTCCTGCCGGACTTGTTCGCGCGTATGCGCCCGCTGCTGGAGAACGTGCTCACTGATCTGCGCCATCCGCGGGCGCTGCGGGTCGAGGCCGATCCTTACGGCTGGTACGACTCGGAACCGGAGCATCCGGACAAATCCGCATACAGTGATGACGCTGCCTACGAAGAAGCCCTCGATGCGTGGGAAGTGGCGCAGGAAGACTGGTGGGAGAACCGCCGCCCTGTCATCCCCGACGCCCCGGAATTCACCCCGCCCGAGGCGCCCGACGAATCCGCCCGAGTCGACCTGCGCGGCCGCGGTCTCCAGGTCATCGTCAAGCTCGCCACGATTCATCTCACCCCGGACGAGCCCGAGTACGCCGGCGGTTCCTGGCATGTCGAGGGCATGCTGAACGAGCGGATCGTCTCGACCGGCATCTACTACTGGGACAGCGAGAACATCACCGAGAGCCGGCTGAGTTTCCGGGCGGCGCTCGACGACCCGCGCTACGAGCAGAACGACGACAACGGTCTTCGTGACGTCTACGGCCTGGAGAACGAAGACGCGCTGAACCAGATGCTGGGATCGGCATCGACGCCGGCGGGCCGCTGCCTGGCGTTCCCGAACGTCCTGCAACACCGCGTCGGCGACTTCAGCCTCATGGATCCCACCCGCCCGGGACACCGCAAGATTCTTGCGTTCTTCCTGGTCGACCCGTCGGAAAAGATCGTCTCGACGTCCGATGTGCCTCCGCAGCAACCGTGGTCCGACACCTCGACCATGACGCTTGAGCAGGCCAAGGCCTTCCGCGAACAGCTCATGCAGGAACGCAAGTTCTTCGTCGACGAACACAACGAGCAGCTCTACGAACGCGAATTCTCCCTCTGCGAGCACTGA